One genomic region from Rubinisphaera margarita encodes:
- a CDS encoding flagellar basal body P-ring protein FlgI → MFALLRYFRLLTLVLVVICMSREAGAQIRLESICTVHGHKEVRLTGMGLVVGLNGTGDGGNAGPTIRALAAAMKNMNVPITDARELRDAKNVAIVMIEATIPKTGLHQGQRLDCYVSSYLGSESLRGGRLLIAPIQLADMRSELLVGTASGATVIEDPVTPTRARIPGGVVLETDLFRSAEYLHRIVDTSTGEPKIRLLLNESHSSFISARMITEVINEAFEFESFDQQHAKAVSPSVIDISIPKTWQETPVDFIAEVLDLKITSPHSMSRVQVNAQTGVVILSGDVELSPVLINHPNLQISIGNVPNLVDGAQFRVLSDEQSVRTNSRLDELVQALNQLGVPREAMIEVLRELARSGKLHAIYEEI, encoded by the coding sequence CCGGGGCTCAGATTCGGCTGGAGAGCATCTGCACCGTGCACGGACACAAGGAAGTCCGGTTGACAGGCATGGGGCTGGTGGTCGGTCTGAATGGAACCGGAGATGGCGGCAATGCCGGACCGACGATTCGGGCTCTGGCCGCGGCCATGAAGAACATGAATGTGCCGATCACCGATGCCCGCGAACTGCGGGACGCCAAGAACGTGGCCATCGTGATGATCGAAGCGACGATTCCGAAAACGGGTCTGCATCAGGGGCAGCGGCTCGACTGCTACGTCAGTTCTTATCTTGGATCGGAAAGCCTTCGTGGCGGACGACTGCTGATCGCTCCGATCCAACTGGCCGACATGCGAAGCGAACTTCTCGTCGGAACCGCGTCTGGAGCCACCGTCATCGAGGATCCGGTTACTCCGACACGCGCTCGCATTCCGGGTGGCGTCGTGCTGGAAACCGATCTGTTCCGCAGTGCCGAGTACCTGCATCGCATCGTTGACACTTCCACGGGCGAGCCGAAGATTCGCCTGCTGCTGAATGAGTCCCACTCAAGTTTCATCTCGGCTCGCATGATCACGGAAGTCATCAACGAGGCGTTCGAGTTCGAATCATTCGATCAGCAGCATGCCAAAGCCGTCAGCCCCAGTGTGATCGACATCTCCATTCCCAAGACCTGGCAGGAAACGCCGGTCGACTTCATTGCCGAAGTGCTCGACCTCAAAATTACTTCGCCGCACAGCATGTCGCGGGTGCAGGTGAACGCCCAGACCGGCGTGGTTATTCTCTCGGGCGATGTCGAACTCAGCCCTGTGCTCATTAACCATCCGAACTTGCAGATCAGCATCGGCAACGTGCCGAACCTGGTCGACGGGGCACAGTTCCGTGTGCTGTCGGATGAACAGTCGGTCCGAACCAATTCCCGTCTCGACGAACTCGTGCAGGCTCTCAACCAACTGGGAGTCCCCCGGGAAGCGATGATCGAAGTGCTTCGCGAACTGGCTCGTTCCGGCAAGCTGCACGCGATCTACGAAGAAATCTAA
- a CDS encoding rod-binding protein, with translation MNISAASSTSNDMLRMSQLAGSPNVSAKDVTAKQAFQQFVGSTFYQQMLKALRSTEQKVQYLDSGQAEEAFRNQLDQQLAQDLAASHGADFSDSLYEAFEVGLKTRMAEKGAQIDQLA, from the coding sequence ATGAATATCTCAGCTGCTTCCAGCACCAGTAACGATATGCTCCGCATGAGCCAGCTGGCTGGTTCGCCCAATGTGTCCGCGAAGGATGTGACGGCGAAACAGGCCTTCCAGCAGTTCGTGGGGAGTACGTTCTATCAACAGATGCTCAAGGCGCTGCGGAGTACCGAACAGAAGGTGCAGTATCTGGACTCGGGCCAGGCCGAGGAGGCGTTCCGCAATCAGCTGGATCAACAGCTGGCTCAGGATCTGGCCGCTTCCCACGGAGCCGACTTTAGCGATTCCCTGTATGAGGCGTTTGAAGTCGGATTGAAAACACGAATGGCGGAAAAAGGCGCGCAGATTGACCAGCTTGCCTGA
- a CDS encoding flagellar export chaperone FlgN, translating into MERPASPPLTGFQREIETLLIDLVTVQRQLSDVQTAKKQVLISRELEQLDQLQQTERQHQQRLNQLLGLRQHLMENMRRGGIIGNSLYQQCHHQGWLQEGRLASLFREARQLGMELRQQSWSLWTLAQKASRYYTAALELIAQGGNQQPTYEQHPQNSGGSTGGALLDASI; encoded by the coding sequence ATGGAACGCCCCGCTTCGCCCCCGCTGACAGGATTCCAGCGAGAGATTGAAACGCTGCTGATCGATCTGGTCACCGTACAACGTCAGTTGTCCGACGTGCAAACGGCCAAGAAGCAGGTGCTGATTTCGCGGGAACTGGAACAACTTGATCAACTTCAGCAGACAGAACGTCAGCATCAGCAGCGACTGAACCAGCTGCTGGGGCTGCGGCAGCATTTGATGGAGAACATGCGGAGAGGGGGCATCATCGGCAACTCGCTGTATCAGCAGTGCCATCATCAGGGCTGGCTGCAGGAAGGGCGACTTGCTTCGCTGTTTCGTGAAGCCAGGCAGTTGGGTATGGAATTGCGTCAGCAGTCCTGGTCGTTGTGGACACTGGCCCAGAAAGCATCGCGTTATTACACAGCTGCACTTGAACTGATTGCCCAGGGGGGGAATCAGCAGCCGACTTACGAGCAACATCCCCAGAACAGCGGAGGCTCCACCGGCGGCGCCCTGCTGGATGCGTCTATCTAA